The Methanosarcina acetivorans C2A genome includes the window AGCCAGCAAATCAATGGCTCCGGAAGAGTTTGCCGGGCTTTTGCAGGAGCAGGACGGAATAATCACCGAGGTGCTTATCCTGCCCGGGACCGAATCCAGTAATACAAACGCAGTTATCAGGCTTTATATGATGCCTAATGTAAAAGCCGTAGGCTCTGTCCACAGCCATCCGGGAGCGAACCGGAGGCCCTCAAAAGCTGATCTGCGCCTATTCTCAAAAACCGGAAACTGCCATATTATAGCGGGCCGCCCGTACGGCAGGGAGAGCTGGACCTGCTATGACAGGGAAGGAAATGTCAGGGACCTTCCTGTCCTTGATGTAGAATTCGAAGAGGACGAGGAAATTTGAACAAATAGAAAATTTAAACAAATAGTGAATCCTCGCAAATCATTTAGCATAATACCTTTTTAATATCCCTATTCCGTTTTTCCGGAGAAATCTTCACTATTTTTTTCATGTCCACGCTCAAAAAGGCAATATTTTCCTCCGAACCAGCCGGCTGTCTGTCTTATTGCTACCAAAAACATTTTATTTACATATACACATTATTTATAGGATACACTCTTTGCCTTTATTTGAGGGAGAGCAGTTTGCGCTTCAAAGATTGTGTCCCGGAAACACATCTGAAACTCAAGAATCAGATGGCCTTCACGTATCTGGAGGTAGTAATCCTAATGCCTACATGCCAAGACTGCAGATTTTATACGGCCATTGATGAGATAAAAGGCGAATGTTTCAGCCTCGGATTTGAAGTACGCGGGAAAACCGATTCCAAGAAGTGCCCGGAGCGGGCTTTCAGGCCAAATAAAGGTCCCAAATCGAAAAAAGCCGAAGCGTCCAGGTATTAAAATGAATGCGAATCGGGGACGAAGAAAGCTCGGTTAAATGAGGTAGAAAGTGTAAAAGTATATTGATCGAGCATCCAGATGGAAAAAATGCCGGAAAGCGCAAAAAACTTTTTTCTGCTTGCCGGACTCAAATGAATTATAAGTTCAGTTCCATTCAATCTTTCCTTTTTATATCTCCTTTTTACCTTTGCGTTTCTTTCTATACTAACT containing:
- a CDS encoding Mov34/MPN/PAD-1 family protein: MQIKGIARDTLDFILEASKSMAPEEFAGLLQEQDGIITEVLILPGTESSNTNAVIRLYMMPNVKAVGSVHSHPGANRRPSKADLRLFSKTGNCHIIAGRPYGRESWTCYDREGNVRDLPVLDVEFEEDEEI